Genomic window (Dasypus novemcinctus isolate mDasNov1 chromosome 10, mDasNov1.1.hap2, whole genome shotgun sequence):
TTGTCATAAAATTTCAGGACTTCTAAGtagaggatcatatcatctgcaaatagtgaaagttttacttcttcctttccaatttcgatgccttttctctctttttcttgcctgcttgctctagctagaacctctagcactatattgaacaacagtggtgacagtgggcattcttgtcttgctccTAATTTCAGTgggaaactttcagtctttcaccattgagaacaATGTTAGATGAGGGTTTTTCAAATGTAGccttatcatattgagaaagtttccttcaattcctatcttttgtagtatttttattaagaaaagatgctgtatttgtcaaatgccttttctgtgtcagtcaattagatcatgtggtttttcttctttgatttattaatttggTGTATTGTGCTGATtgcttgtgttgaaccactcttgcatgcctggtataaaacccacttgattgtgataaatagttcttttaatgtgttgttggatttgattagcaagtattttgttgaggatttttatgtctgtatttattagagaaatgggtccataatttttttttttgtaatatttttatctggctttgggattagggtgatattggctcatagaatgaatttggtagcattccttcttgttcagttttttggaaaagcttgagtagGATTGTTATAAATCTTTGAAttcttggtagaactcacctgtgaaaccatctggttctaGACTTTTCATTTTGAGAAGTTGTTGATGACTATTTTaatcttgtgattggtttgttgagatctactatttcttctagggtcagggtAGGTTGTctatatgttcctaggaatttttccctttcatctacattgtttagtttgttgacatacagttgttcatatccTTTTacgatctcttttatttctgtggggtcagtggtaatatccctgctttcattttttattttatttatttgcatcttttctctttttttctttgatggtctaagcaacccatttttaaaataaaattatttgaagtatatcattcatacatgagtatacataaacaataaatgtatagtaaaatttgtatatttacaaaacaataatacctatgatcatacaaggctcccatacatcttcccaccaccaacatcttgcatggttgtgaaatatttgttacaaattgtgaaagtgcagtgtcaaaatatttctacaaactatagccaatatcttacatttagcAACGAAATTTTTAACAGacaatataaaaagaatatatatgaatggCTAGTGGGGCACCTGAAAAGATGGCCATCATTTTAGTTATCAAGGAAGTGCAAACTCCCAGTGAATAGAATTGAGTAAAAATTCAGAAGAGATAATAAAATCTGCTATACATCTATAATGCTTGAATTTTTTGCAAACACATATTTTGCTTTCATGGGGaaactattttaaataaagtaaatggccaaaatcaacaacaacaaaaactgcaAAGATATCACTATACACTAAttggaatggctaaaatttaaaaaatacgaTAAAAAACTCTGATAATACCAAGTGATAATTAGGGTGTGGAGTAACTGGAATGATAATACATTGATGGTAGGAAAGTAACAGGGTACCACCACTTCAGAAAATAGTTGCTGAGTTACCTATAAAATTAAAGGAACACTTACAATATGATCGAGTAATTACAAttctagatatttacccaaaagaaataaaagcatggaaaattttttaaaaattttaaaaaagaactaaaagcatatgtccatacatatgtacaaaaatattcttgaaggcttttttcttttataatagcaATGGCTGGAAACAagtcaaatatccatcaactggtgaatgaatGTTTATATCTATGCAATGGAATAAACTATttatatatgcaacaacatggatgaatttttaaaacatcatgcTTAGCAGAAGCTGGgcacaaaagagtacatactgtacaattccatttatatgaagctcTTTAAAAGACAAATCTAATCCATAGTGACAGAAATCAGATTAGGGGTTGCCTGGGGCCAGAGGTGGGAAGGGAGATTAACTGGGAATGGGAACAAGGGAACTTTTTTGTTGATGGAGATCATTCTATTTCTTAATTGTTGTGTTAATTCCATTGTatacacatttgttacaactcatCAAATTATACATTTAATATGGGTACATTTTATTGTTTGAatattatactttaataaaaacaactttaaaaaactACATCTGGAGATAAAAGGAGGTAAAATAAAGACATGCTTAGACACACAAAAGCTGAGAACAATTGTCAACAGTAGAGCAGCACAACAAGAAAAAGTTAAAGGGTTTTTTCAGTGTGAAGGAAAACAATATCAGATGGAAATTTGAATCTACAGAAAGGACTTTTGAGCACTGGAAAGGGAAAATATgtcaatatttaaaataacaactaTTTAAAATAACAGTCACAATAATGccttccagaatatataaagtaaaagaaaaacatacaatAATAGTACATATGATTATGTGCTATATGATAATAGCAGAAAAGATATGAGGgttctaaaaaaaatgaaatcatcatAAGGGCCTTATATTATTTGGGAAGTGGTTAAAATACTAATTTAGGAGGTCTGCAATAAGTTCAAggatacacttttaaaaatccctttgGTAGCTAAAAGAGTAATAAGatagagaataaaagaaatgGGTTAATAAAATATACACTCCAAGTAGAAGACAAACATTggcaaaatagaattttaaaaatgtacaattatATGCTGTTTATTAGAGAAACACTTTacatataaagacaaaaaacattagaaatgaaaataatggaaagatgccaagaaaataataattaaaagaggcaattatagtaataaaagataaaataaaattaagccaATTCAAATAGAGGGACATAATGATAAAAGTTTaattcaacaaaaagataaaataatcttaaatttgCATGCACTTAACATAGcctcaaaatatataataaaaatttcagggaagcagacttgtcccagtggttagggcatccgcctaccacatgggaggtccgcggttcaaaccccgggcctcctgagccgtgtggagctggcccatgcgcagtgctgatgcgtgcaaggagtgctgtgccacactggggtatcccccgcgtaggggagccccacgcacaaggagtgcgccctataaggagagccgcctagcgcgaaagaaagtgcagcctgcccaggaatggtgccgcacacatggatagctgacacaagatgacgcaacaaaaagaaacacagattcctgtgccgctgaaaacaacagaaacagacaaagaagattcagcaaatagacacagagaacagacaaccggggtggaggggggaggggagagaaataaataaataaataataaatcttaaaaaaaaaaaatttcacaaaactaaaaggagaaataaaacaaatccacAATCACAGTTAGAGATTTTAACACACTTCATTCAGTAATGATGAAATGACCAGATGGAAAGTcagaaaagatacagaagatctgAATACAAATATACCCGACTCAACCGACATTCTAGAACACAACAGACTCCAACATTGTAGAATCCACTTATTTCCtccaaatatacataaaatattaacCAAAATAAATCATTTGCTGGGTCTTAAAGCAAATTTCAACAGagttcaaataattaaaatcatacaaGGTGTGTTCTTTCATCATAGTGAaaataaactagaaataaaaagcagataTGTAACAGAAAATCTGCttgtttggaaattaaataacatattacATATTCTATGGATGAAGAAAATCACCATGGCAATTtgaaaaatatcttgagataaataataatagaaattgGACATAGCCAAACTTGTGAGATACAGCTAAAACAtttcttagagggaaatttacagaaTAATGAGACTAAAAGTTCACAGACCAATAATCTAGACTTTCATCTCAAAAGGTCAATGAGTTGAACCTGTGGAAATTAGAGGGCAGGGAAacataaagataagagcagaaatgaaatggagagcaaacataaaagaaaaaatgagcaaagcaaaaaaaaaaaccttttgattctttgaaaaaaactaaggaaatttaCAAGCTTCTAGCAAGATggatcaagaaaaaagagagacatcCCAGATCACCAATATCCCAAATATGCAGGTAATAATATGGTAGTAAAACAGATTATGTGACTAACTTTAAGTCATAAACTATGAGAATTTAGATGAAATGGCAGGAAAAGCCCAACAAAACTCTATAAATAGAAAACTGACActagaaagaatataaaatatgactAGACTTGCACTTTCTAGAAAATTGATtcccaaaataaaaactttaggaCTTCATAACCTCACTGGTGAGTTCTATCATATATTTAAGGATGAAATAACTTAAATGTTATACAAActttcagaaaacagaaaaagaaggaatCATTCTTATTCTGTGAGGCTAGGATGACCTTGATAGCTTTAGAAAGACCACAACATCACAAAAAGGGAAATGAGGGTGatactcttcaaaattaaagcacaaaacacctaaataaaatattagcaaatgaaGCCACTATATGTATATACTTATATAAAATAGATAATGACCAAATTGGGTTGATTCTAGTATGCGAGGTTGCTTTAActtaaaaatcaaccaatttaaGTATCATGAACAGAATAAATTCAATGAAgtatattatcattttatttgaaacataaaaatcatttaataaaacTGAACAACTGTTCCTGGTGAAAACTCTCAGCTTACCAAGATTATGAGGGCATTTTGTTTAACTGATAAAGGGTATCTATAAAAATCCTAGGGctagagatgtactcaccagatgcaatggatgtgtcatgatgatgggggagagtgttactgtggggggagtggtggggtgggggcagtgggggtgaatggggacctcatatttttttaatgtaatattttttaaaaaatgaataaattgagtagaatttgaaaaaaaaatcctagggCTAAtgtcatacttaatggtgaaatattaaTGCTGAAGTATGAAATACTTTCTTCTCGAGTTCAGGAATAGGACAAGGAAGTCCAGTTACAgacttttattcaatattgtacggAGGTCCTAGTCagtaaaataagagaagaaaaaaataaagattgtaCCAGTTCATACCCACCAGGAGCTATAAGAATGATAACgaagatgataataataataacaaaaaaaatcaatgtttgtGAGGATGCAGAGATATAGGAACCCTTGTatattgttagtgggaatgcaaaatggtgcagctgtgTGGAAAACTGGCAGTTCCTcggaaagttaaacatagaattaccatattacccaTCAATTctgcttctaggtatatacccagaagaattgaaagcagggactcaaatgggTAGTTGTACATCAATGTAGAAACATTATTCGCAATagtcaaaaagtggaagcaatccaagtgtccatcaagaggtgtatgaataaacaaattgtgatatatccatacaatggaatattattcagccataaaaaggaataaagtttggatgcatgctacaacatggatgacccttgaagacatctgttgagtgaaataagctagacacaaaaggacaaatattgtatgatttctcttacatgaaatagttagaataaggaaattcatacagacagaaagcagaatagtggctACCACTGGTATCCCACAATGAAATTATTAGACATGctgggggaagagaaatgggaagttATTGTTTAATGTGtatgagtttctgtttggaatgatgaaaatgttctggaaatagtggtgaagGTTATACAACATTGTCCATAATATACCTAATGtcacagaattgtacacttaaaatggttaaaataatttttatattatgtatattttaccacaagaaaaatggaattttaaaaaaagaacaaattactcATAAATGTAATTACATGGATGAATGTCAAAACATTATGGTGAATGACAGAAGCTAGGtacatttaattcatattaaatcCTATAAAAGGAAACATGAATCTATAGTGCCAAAACCCATTTCTGTTTATTCACATATGTTGCCCCTTTTTATAAGAGTCTTCCAGAGTTTTAGGAGTACATATTTACCTTGTCCCTGTGATATAAgtttttttatatcatttcttttcaccttgcttataaagacttttttttttgccatgcagagttttgtttaattttactgAAACGTTCTTGAATTActaaacagtgaaatttttacaCAACTTAATATTTCCTATAAACATCAACATTATTGCATTGCACCAGCAGGAAAGTATAAGAACTACTGTTGGAACCATCTGCTTGactgaattttttattctttcatagtCATTAAttgattcattcaacaatatttattgggTTCTTACTCTGTGCTAGACACTGTAATTGGTATCCTGGGAACAGAATTAGCTGCATTTAAAGGTCAAGGGCACCTATCCCATCCTGGGTCTTGAGACTTGCAATTTTGGTGATGGCTGCTTTGACATCCTTATTCCTCAAGGTGTAAATAAGGGGGTTGAGGATAGGTGTGAGAATAGCGTATGCTACATTGCCCATGATGTGGAAGTCAAGGGGCAGGTCAGCCCTGTAGGCCACATAGGCTATGGCAATGGATGAGTAGTAGGTGCCGACCACCAGCAGGTGGGAGCTGCAGGTGGAGAAAGCTTTTGAGCGGCCTTCTCGGGAGCTGATGCGAAGCACTGAGGCCAGGATGTGGGCATAGGAGAGAAGCACAAGGAGAAGGGGCAGGAAGGACACCACCATGGCGATGCAGAAGCCCATGAGGGTCTGGGGGGTGGGGTCTGAGCAGGAGGCTTGGACAAGAGCTAGATGATCACAGAAGCAGTGATAGATGTGGGCAATTCTATAATATGCCATTTGTGAGGTCTTCACTACTGCTGGGATGGGCAAGAGGAGGGCAGTGAGCCAGGCACTGGCTGCCAATGCAGCATTGGTCTGTGGGGTCATGTGGATAGAGTAGTGCAGTGGGCGGCAGATAGCCACGTAACGGTCATAGGCCATGACCACCAGGATGAAGGCTTCAGAGCATGTGAAGCTTTGAAATAGGTACATCTGCAATAAGCAGGAAGGAAAGCTGAGGAAGTGGTCCCCAAGAAGAAACAGGgacagcatctttgggacagtggttGTGGTGAAAAGAATGTCCAGGGCTGAGAGATTGAttaggaaaaagtacatgggctTGTGGAGGCTGGGCTCTGCCACCACAGCTACCAGGATTAGGACATTACCCATAAGGATGAGAAGGtagaagaagaggaaaataaaaaacacagggaGGAAGAGGGCCTCTGGAAGAGAGGGAATGCCCACCAGGTAGAAGACAGGTGAAGAGTCCTCTGATCCATTACAGGTTGTGGCCTCCATGATGAGACAGAGCTGGCTTTCTGGGAGCTCAACAACTGGAACATCTAGGCACTAGAACATCTGGAAACCATAGAAACAAAGGATTCTTGAGTGGGACTGCTGTAATGTTTATTGTTTAGTTAATATAACCACTATTATTTACAACCAACTTTAGAGGACTGATGGTGGCCTGTGGTATTAACTTCTACTATGTGAAACCCAAATTCCTACCTTTCTTATTTGCCAGATATCTTTTTGAGGTAccggttctggggattgaacccaggacctcacatataGGAGACTGAGCCACATGAGCTCCCTCTTCTTTGCCAAATATTAATTGTCCCTCTATGAAATGGAAGACAGTATGCTATGTTCAGGGAATGTAGGGATGAAAGTGAAGAAGGCAAAGTTCTTACCTGTTTAGAGTTTACATTTTACTGGGGAAATAAGATTTAAACAGTTGATTTTTGAATTGTGATTGTGAAAAGTGCTTTGGAAATACTTTTGTTGGCTCTTATCATAGGTCCCTTGCACTCTGGTTTGGACTGTCAGATCTCTTAAATCAAGTCCTTAGCTCTTGCCTCTTCTTTTGCGTTTTCAAAGCTCCAACATTTTGTTCCAAGGTTCTCTGCAATTTGCTACTGCTCACATACTtaacttttttctctcttgtttgcCTGGAGCAGTGGTTCTTTCCAATTCCATTTAAGCTATGTGTCTGGACTTATTCTCCTGCTTATGATGGAATCGATTATCGTAGTTTAACACTTCCACTTCAACAACTAGAAAAACACAGGATAAATTACACACATAACGATTTTAAAGGAATTGGAGAAATTTGGGAGCAATGAGGATGAGATGAATTGGAACTCTAGAGATGGAGGATCCTCCACTGTGAACTAACAATCACCAGGCTCTTTTCTCTAGAAGGTCTGCTGATTTTATGACCACCATGAAGCTTGGACTTTGCCCAGGCAGAGGGATGTGAATGATAGAAAGGGAAACCAGCAAGGCTTTtgacaggcaaaaaaaaaagacttgtaaGACAGATGGGTAACTTGAGAATCTTGAAATGCACAGTGAGTTCCCCCACAGAACATCTTCTGAATTCTGGGGCTATGTAAAGGAGGTGGGGGTCTAGGCTGAGGGCTTCTAAAGGACAAAATAAAATCTCCTATCATGCCATGATGCTTAAGAGGAAGGGCCTGCCTCAAACACATACTGGTCTTCCCctttaaaaaattccaaattttTGAAGCTGTTTGAGtgagtgtgggggtggggctaAAGACCTAAGCTCAAGACCTCCAAAGGGTAGAATCAAATCTCTCACAATTATTCAGGACTGAGGAGACAGAGGCTAATAAGGCAATCAACTCAAAGTTCACAAGGGTCATACCTTAAGGACAGAGACAAACTAAAGTTAGTCTAAATCTTCTTAAAACTGAAACTCAGCCCTTAGCTAACTTAAATCTTGATTGGCTCTAGATGATTAAACCCTCATTCTATATGCCTagcagaggaaagggagaagccTGTCTAGTGAAAGATATCCCCAAGGGCCTCTATGaatctattataaataatgtttatCTAACAAAAATTAGTAGACAtacaaaaagtaaagaaaatatgatCAACAATCAACTGGGAGaatatacaataaaaatagaCATACAGATGATCCAGATACTGGAATTAGCAAACAGTAACTTCATTATAACTATGATTTATAtgtcaaagaaaatataggaaaacattgacaaaatggatgaatagATAATTTCAACATAAAATtggaatctatttttaaaataatcaaattaacATTCTAAAACTGAAATATACAATATTTAAATTGAAGAACTCTTTGGATgtgaatatctcaataaaactgcttaaaaagaaataaatgtgaaGGAATATC
Coding sequences:
- the LOC101442092 gene encoding LOW QUALITY PROTEIN: olfactory receptor 2AT4 (The sequence of the model RefSeq protein was modified relative to this genomic sequence to represent the inferred CDS: deleted 2 bases in 1 codon), translating into MEATTCNGSEDSSPVFYLVGIPSLPEALFLPVFFIFLFFYLLILMGNVLILVAVVAEPSLHKPMYFFLINLSALDILFTTTTVPKMLSLFLLGDHFLSFPSCLLQMYLFQSFTCSEAFILVVMAYDRYVAICRPLHYSIHMTPQTNAALAASAWLTALLLPIPAVVKTSQMAYYRIAHIYHCFCDHLALVQASCSDPTPQTLMGFCIAMVVSFLPLLLVLLSYAHILASVLRISSREGRSKAFSTCSSHLLVVGTYYSSIAIAYVAYRADLPLDFHIMGNVAYAILTPILNPLIYTLRNKDVKAAITKIKSQDPGWDRCP